A region of Vigna radiata var. radiata cultivar VC1973A chromosome 6, Vradiata_ver6, whole genome shotgun sequence DNA encodes the following proteins:
- the LOC106763151 gene encoding transcription factor PIF4 — MKNTISGWDFESDTCLTSQRKPTGLDHELVELLWQNGQVVMHSQTNRKLPGNSSNLRQLPKTTQSNNLDQEEAAPWIQYPLDDPLEQEFCSNLLSELPPPCEVESYYKQIRELEEEKFANIFSPGARHHPPSPSQLLPSIMKSSCAQGLQENLMSAPGFHVPDSSQKINDFGASRKVLNFPHFSAPRNVSSPSQKTAVNLSQSEAREHSVITVGSSHCGSNHIPQDQDVNRVSSSGVWATTNNATLSAEPEAIDCIHRSERGKSEMIEPTVASSSGGSGSTGIGRTCSQSTRGHGQKRKGTEEEALEEQSEATELKSADGNKLSQRSRRNRAAEVHNLSERRRRDRINDKMRALQQLIPNSNKTDKASMLEEAIEYLKSLQFQLQVMCMGAGMTPVMFPGIQHYMSQMGMGIGGPSLPSIHNPMQLPKVGQAMSVTQPQPQMPNHNLLCQNPVLGAFNYQNQMQNQCLSEQYARYMGYHLMNSASQPMNALRYGSQAMQHSEIMIAGSNNSSGPMSGTPNIANVNDAVSGKTGSSTFD; from the exons ATGAAGAACACTATCTCAGGTTGGGATTTTGAGAGTGATACATGTCTCACCAGCCAGAGAAAGCCCACAGG GCTGGACCATGAACTTGTAGAACTCCTATGGCAAAATGGGCAAGTAGTTATGCACAGCCAAACAAATAGGAAGCTACCTGGGAATTCATCTAACTTGAGACAGCTGCCGAAAACTACTCAATCAAACAACTTGGATCAAGAAGAGGCAGCTCCATGGATCCAATACCCACTTGATGACCCTTTAGAACAAGAGTTTTGTTCAAACCTTTTATCTGAGCTACCACCACCTTGTGAAGTTGAATCTTATTACAAGCAAATCAGAGAATTGGAAGAGGAAAAGTTTGCCAATATTTTCTCCCCTGGTGCCCGCCATCATCCTCCTTCACCTTCACAACTCCTACCATCTATCATGAAATCCTCCTGTGCTCAGGGACTCCAAGAGAATCTCATGTCTGCTCCAGGATTTCATGTTCCTGATTCATCTCAGAAAATCAATGACTTTGGTGCATCACGGAAGGTGCTAAATTTTCCTCACTTTTCAGCACCCCGTAATGTCTCTTCACCATCTCAAAAAACTGCAGTTAACCTGTCACAAAGTGAAGCTAGAGAGCACTCAGTGATCACGGTTGGTTCAAGTCACTGTGGCAGCAATCACATCCCTCAGGACCAAGATGTAAACCGGGTTTCAAGCAGTGGCGTTTGGGCCACCACTAATAATGCTACTTTATCAGCTGAGCCAGAAGCTATAGATTGTATCCATAGAAGTGAGAGAGGAAAATCAGAGATGATTGAACCAACTGTGGCTTCATCTTCCGGTGGCTCAGGTAGTACTGGTATAGGAAGAACTTGTTCTCAATCAACAAGAGGACATGGCCAAAAGAGAAAAGGGACTGAAGAAGAAGCACTAGAGGAGCAAAGTGAG GCCACAGAACTTAAATCAGCAGATGGAAACAAGTTATCTCAGCGTTCCAGAAGAAACCGTGCAGCCGAAGTGCATAATCTATCCGAAAGG AGAAGAAGAGATAGGATTAACGACAAGATGAGAGCATTACAGCAACTGATACCAAACAGTAACAAG ACAGACAAAGCATCAATGTTAGAAGAGGCAATCGAATACTTAAAATCACTTCAGTTTCAGCTTCag GTAATGTGCATGGGGGCTGGCATGACACCAGTTATGTTTCCAGGAATTCAGCACTATATGTCACAGATGGGAATGGGAATTGGTGGACCTTCTTTGCCTTCCATTCACAACCCAATGCAATTACCAAAAGTGGGTCAAGCCATGTCTGTCACTCAGCCTCAGCCTCAGATGCCAAACCACAATTTACTGTGCCAAAATCCAGTTCTGGGTGCCTTCAATTACCAAAATCAGATGCAAAACCAATGCCTTTCAGAACAATATGCACGTTATATGGGCTACCATCTCATGAATAGTGCCTCTCAG CCAATGAACGCCTTGAGATATGGTTCCCAAGCAATGCAACACAGTGAAATAATGATTGCAGGAAGCAATAATAGCAGCGGACCCATGAGTGGAACACCTAATATAGCTAATGTTAATGATGCTGTTAGTGGCAAAACTG gCTCTTCCACCTTTGACTGa